In Edaphobacter paludis, a single window of DNA contains:
- a CDS encoding amino acid permease, which produces MSMLFAKKSMDVLLEESRAEGEHTLERCLGPFQLTALGVGAVIGAGIFVMAGLGAHYAGPGLMLSFVLSGLGCAFAGLCYAEFAALIPLAGSAYTYAYATLGELIAWIIGWDLTLEYAMGASTVSSGWSNYFVQVLDIVHLKFPLWLAYDHWTALGKAVETVSRQVMTVNYPALLPGSQLYLAQLEVLKMHPTADMMVQAHQVLAAPVLFGHEIGFNLPAFLIALIVTTVLAIGIKESAKFNTGIVALKVAIVLFVIFLGAKYVHPGNWGQDWHSFAPFGFGGIGAAAAYVFFAYIGFDAVSTTAQEAKNPQRDLPIGIIASLSVCTLLYIAVAAVLTGMVPWQAVNIEAPIARAFADRNLGWASDIITLGALAGLTSVMLVMLLGQTRVLYAMATDGLLPKKFFAEVHPRFRTPFKNTFLVGTLAGIVGALTPIDDIGKMVNIGTLLAFVIVCIAIMILRRTDPDRPRPFRTPWVPLVPLLGILFNGYMMIKLGWLNWARLIIWLVIGLVVYFTYSVKHSRVRLRAKGLLETSKT; this is translated from the coding sequence ATGTCGATGTTGTTTGCGAAGAAATCGATGGATGTGCTGCTGGAAGAGAGTCGCGCAGAAGGCGAACATACGCTGGAGCGCTGCCTCGGGCCATTTCAATTGACCGCGCTTGGCGTGGGCGCGGTAATAGGCGCAGGCATCTTTGTGATGGCGGGGCTCGGAGCGCACTATGCCGGGCCTGGCCTGATGCTCTCGTTTGTGTTGAGCGGGCTGGGATGTGCGTTTGCGGGGCTCTGTTATGCGGAGTTTGCCGCATTGATCCCTTTGGCCGGGTCGGCCTATACCTATGCCTACGCGACGCTGGGTGAGCTGATCGCGTGGATCATCGGCTGGGACCTGACGCTCGAGTACGCGATGGGCGCCAGTACGGTCAGTTCGGGCTGGTCTAATTATTTCGTCCAGGTGTTGGACATCGTTCATTTGAAGTTTCCGTTGTGGCTCGCCTATGACCACTGGACGGCACTGGGAAAGGCGGTCGAGACGGTCAGTCGTCAAGTGATGACGGTAAATTATCCAGCACTCTTGCCTGGGTCCCAGCTCTATCTCGCGCAGCTTGAAGTTTTGAAGATGCATCCCACTGCCGACATGATGGTCCAAGCGCATCAGGTACTGGCGGCACCGGTTCTGTTCGGGCATGAGATTGGATTTAATCTGCCTGCATTCCTCATCGCGCTGATTGTGACCACTGTTTTGGCGATCGGCATCAAGGAGTCGGCTAAGTTCAACACCGGCATTGTGGCCCTCAAGGTAGCGATTGTTTTGTTCGTCATTTTTTTGGGCGCGAAGTACGTCCATCCCGGTAACTGGGGGCAGGACTGGCACTCGTTCGCGCCGTTTGGCTTTGGCGGAATCGGTGCAGCAGCTGCCTATGTCTTCTTCGCGTACATCGGCTTCGACGCGGTATCGACGACGGCACAGGAAGCCAAGAACCCCCAGCGCGACCTGCCTATCGGAATCATCGCTTCGCTGTCCGTTTGCACGCTGCTCTACATTGCAGTTGCGGCAGTGTTGACAGGAATGGTGCCGTGGCAGGCGGTGAACATCGAGGCGCCAATAGCGCGTGCCTTTGCGGACCGTAACCTAGGCTGGGCCAGCGACATTATTACGCTGGGTGCTTTGGCCGGGCTGACGTCGGTGATGCTGGTGATGTTGCTGGGCCAGACACGCGTTCTCTATGCAATGGCGACGGACGGCCTGCTGCCGAAGAAGTTCTTTGCCGAAGTGCATCCACGCTTCCGCACGCCCTTCAAAAATACGTTCCTCGTGGGTACGCTGGCGGGGATCGTCGGTGCCCTGACGCCGATCGACGACATCGGCAAGATGGTGAATATCGGGACGCTGCTGGCGTTTGTGATCGTCTGCATTGCGATCATGATCCTCCGCAGAACCGACCCTGACCGGCCGCGGCCCTTCCGTACCCCGTGGGTTCCGCTGGTGCCGCTTCTGGGCATCTTGTTCAACGGATACATGATGATCAAGCTGGGCTGGCTGAACTGGGCGCGGCTCATCATCTGGCTCGTCATCGGTCTGGTGGTCTACTTCACCTACAGCGTGAAGCACAGCAGGGTCAGGTTACGGGCGAAGGGCCTTCTTGAAACCAGCAAAACGTAG
- a CDS encoding amino acid permease, whose translation MGLFSATAIVMGSMIGSGIFIVSADMSRALGSPALLIAAWLVTAVMTVIGALSYGELAAMMPKAGGQYVYLREALGPLWGFLYGWTLFLVIQTGTIAAVGVAFGKFLGVFFPSVSAEKWLWHIGHVPAWHVGPMVLGNMEIGLNTANLSAIVVITLLTLLNTLGVKMGAAVQNVFTSAKVLALAAVVLVGLFAKDAIALAANFGAGWHHFWAGAGWHTTHAVQVGVGGPTAYVGLLTIVAVVQVGSLFSADAWNNVTFTAGEIRNPKRNLPLSLAIGTGVVLLLYVLCNFVYLSVLPMMGDPAAGTIVGRGIQFASEDRVATAVMQSAFAGYGAKLMAAAILISTFGCVNGMLLAGARVYYAMSRDGLFFKSVGKLSERSKTPVNSLWVQWAWTCLLCLSGSYGQLLDYVIFAVLIFYILTIAGLFVLRRTKPDAARPYKAFGYPVLPALYIVMATWICVVLLRYKPQYTWPGLVIVLLGVPVYLVWKRQGAAVASDKAVT comes from the coding sequence GATTGTGATGGGCTCGATGATCGGCTCGGGCATCTTTATCGTCTCGGCGGATATGTCGCGCGCGCTGGGTTCGCCCGCGCTGCTGATTGCGGCATGGCTTGTGACTGCGGTGATGACGGTCATAGGCGCGTTGAGCTACGGCGAACTGGCAGCCATGATGCCCAAGGCTGGCGGCCAGTACGTTTATCTGCGTGAGGCGCTGGGACCTCTGTGGGGATTTCTTTACGGGTGGACGCTGTTCCTTGTAATTCAGACAGGGACGATTGCTGCCGTGGGCGTGGCCTTTGGAAAATTTCTGGGCGTCTTCTTTCCGTCGGTCAGTGCGGAGAAGTGGCTATGGCATATCGGGCATGTTCCGGCCTGGCATGTGGGGCCGATGGTACTCGGCAATATGGAGATTGGGTTGAACACCGCCAACCTATCGGCGATTGTGGTGATTACGCTGCTGACCCTGCTCAATACGCTGGGCGTGAAGATGGGCGCGGCCGTGCAGAATGTCTTTACCTCCGCGAAGGTGCTGGCGCTGGCTGCGGTTGTTCTGGTCGGCTTGTTTGCGAAGGATGCGATTGCGCTGGCGGCGAACTTCGGCGCCGGATGGCACCATTTCTGGGCGGGTGCGGGCTGGCATACGACCCATGCAGTGCAAGTCGGTGTGGGGGGACCGACGGCTTATGTTGGATTGCTAACGATTGTCGCGGTAGTTCAGGTGGGATCGCTGTTCAGCGCGGATGCGTGGAACAACGTGACCTTTACAGCGGGGGAGATCAGGAACCCTAAGCGCAACTTGCCGCTGTCGCTGGCGATTGGGACGGGCGTTGTCCTGCTACTGTACGTGCTCTGCAACTTCGTCTACCTGAGCGTGCTGCCGATGATGGGCGACCCGGCAGCGGGAACGATTGTAGGGCGGGGAATTCAGTTTGCCTCGGAAGATCGTGTCGCCACCGCGGTGATGCAGAGCGCCTTTGCGGGGTATGGCGCGAAGCTGATGGCGGCGGCGATTCTGATATCGACCTTCGGCTGCGTGAACGGAATGCTGCTGGCGGGAGCGCGGGTGTACTACGCGATGAGCCGCGACGGACTGTTCTTCAAGTCGGTGGGTAAGCTGAGTGAGCGCTCGAAGACGCCGGTGAACTCGTTATGGGTGCAGTGGGCGTGGACGTGTTTGCTGTGCCTGTCGGGCAGCTACGGGCAATTGCTGGATTACGTAATCTTTGCCGTACTCATCTTCTATATTCTGACGATTGCAGGTCTGTTCGTCCTGCGCCGGACAAAGCCCGATGCCGCACGCCCCTACAAGGCTTTCGGGTATCCTGTGTTGCCGGCGCTATATATCGTGATGGCGACCTGGATCTGCGTTGTACTGCTCCGTTACAAGCCGCAATACACGTGGCCGGGGTTGGTGATTGTGCTGTTGGGAGTGCCGGTGTATCTGGTCTGGAAGAGGCAGGGAGCGGCGGTCGCAAGCGACAAAGCCGTGACGTAA